gtggggttatttagtctgcaggagagaagagtgaggtgggatttgatagcaaccttcaactacctgaaggggcatcccaaagaggatggagctcggctgttctcagtggtggcagatgacagaacaaggagcaatggtctcaagttgcagtgggggaggtctaggttggatattaggaaacactatttcactagcagggtggtgaagcactggaatgggttaccttgggaggtggtgaaatctccatccttagaggttttgaagacccagcttgacaaagccctggctgggatgatttagttggggttggtcctgcttttagcagagggttggactagatgacctcctgaggtctcttccaacccaaatcttctacgattctatgtTGGTaaaagaagctctcccaccgacacaaCTACTGTCACTTATAGACGTGGTTTTATTaggccaacaggagagctttctcacatcagcacagagcagctacatgagtgatcatacagtggcacagctgcattagtacatctgtgctgctgtaagctctctagtgtagacatgaccttagcCATTGAGAGCAAAGGGATGCTGGTACAATAACTGAACAGAACtgtacagagacaaggtggaggaggtaatagcttttcttggaccaacttttgttggtgacagagacaagtttttgagctgacacagagctcttcttcaggtctgggaaactaactcagaaTATCACaggtaaatacaaggtggaacagattgtttagtgtaagtagttcacacatatttcaagggacaattcaaggtgaaagtggcctgttaacaccccccAGTCATAGGGAGGTAAGGGGGTGGGAAGACCCACCTCGGCTCCTGTCATAAttttaaagggaagggtaaccgccTTTCTGTATACAATACTATAAAATCCATCTtagccagaggcacaaaatcctctTACTGGTAAAGGGTTAAGAGCTCAATTAAcatggctggcacctgaccaaaatgaccaaggggacaagatcatagaatcaaagaatatcagggttggaagggacctcaagaggtcatctagtacaaccccctgctcaaagcaggacctgaccccctgctcaaggcaagaccaatccccaactaaatcatcccagccagggctttgccaagcctgaccttaaaaacttctaaggaaggagattccaccacctctctaggtaacacattccagtgtttcaccaccctcttagtgaaaaagtttttcctaatatccaacctaaacctcgcccactgcaacttgagagcattactcctcgttctgtcatctgctacagctgagaaaagtctagatccatcctctttggaaccccctttcaggcagttgaaagcagctattcaCATCccctttcattcttctcttctgcagatactttcaaatctggcagcggggtggggggggggaagggaggcgggGCAAGGATTTATTCTGTCTGTTCCTTGTGGCTCTTGCGGGAgtcagatcaagaaagcaagcaattcaaCTCCTATAGAATTAGTAAGCACTAGCAAGGGGATaggttagattatcttttgttttggcttgtgattttctctgtgttgagaggaaggtgtattccaaatatgtttttttttctttttctaaatttaaggttttgcctagaggaaaatcctctgtgttttgaatctaattgccctgtgagattatcttccattctagtTTTACGGacgtgcttcttttaccttttttctttccaataaagttctggttttttttaagaatctgattggtttttttttttagtgtcctaaaaacccaaggttggtctgtggtcatcttgtttattttcaagcctctccaggagagtgggtgtagggcttggggggatattagggGGAAGATGGGGCTCCACGTGGCCCTCCCTAAATGTTTGttgaatcacttggtggtggcagcgtttacgtaatccaaggtacaagggagaatttgtgccttggggaagttttaacctaagctggtaaaaataagctttgggggtctttcatgcgggtccccacatctgtaccctagagttcatagtggggagggaaccctgacagctacTTAAGTTCTTGTGCTCCAACACTTCCCTCAATCAACTCCTTCTCTATACCTATGGCAGCTCCGTGGAAATCATCTCCATCCTTGTCATCCTCATCTCCTACATTTTCATCGTCATCTCTGTCCTGAGGTTCTTGCTCAGTGAATCTCTTGATTAACCTGGTAAAGAGTCACCAGTGAGGAACTGCAGAACAACAAGGGGACTGGCTAAGCCAATGAGATATAATGTCCTATAGCAACAGACATGGGTACAAAGCAGATGTAAGGGATacttaagttgtcatgggataggaggaaagatcctttcatggactgagaactggttaaaagacagggaacaaaggggtaggaacaaatggtaaattttcagaatggagaggggtaactagtggtgttccccaagggtcagtccgaGGACCAATcatattcaacttattcataaatgatctggagaaaggcgTAAACAGTgacatggcaaagtttgcagatgatagtaaactgctcaagatagttaagcccaaagcagactgtgaagaacttcaaaaagatctcacaaaacttgggcaacaaaatggtaaatgaaatgtaatgtggataaatgtaaagtaatgcacatttgaaaaaaataaccccaactaggcataaaatatgatgggggctaatttaactacagctaatcaggaaaaaagattttggagtcatcgtggatagttctctgaagacgtccacatagtgtgcagcggcagtcaaaaaagcaaacaggacgttaggaatcattaaaaaaggaatagagaataagatggagaatatcttattggcCTTATATCaatccatggtgcgcccacatCTCCAATACTGTGTACatatgtggtctcctcatctcaaaaaagatacactggcattagaaaaggttcagacaagggcaactaaaatgattaggggtttggaaagggtccattgtgaggagagattaaaggggCAAGGACATTTCAGctaggaaaagaggagactaaggggggatatgatagaggtatatgatttcatgagtggtgtggagaaagtgaataaggaaaagttatttacttgttcccataacataagaactagggccaccaaatgaaattaatgggcagcaggtttaaaagaaataaaaggaagttcttcttcatacagcgcacagtcaacctgtggaactccttgcctgaggaggttgtgaaggcgagggctataacagggtttaaaagagacctggataaattcatggaggttaaatccattaatagctattagccaggatgggtatggaatggtgtcccaagcctctgtttgtcagagggtagagatggatggcaggagagtgatacttgatcattacctgttaggttcactccctctggggcacctggcattggtcactattggtagacagggtactgggctggatggacctttggtctcattcagtatggccattcttaatgttcttatgttcttataatggGACATGCAAGTGCTTTGGTTGGGGTATTAAATTTGACCtgatatttgtttatttaaagatTTAGGGTCACAGGATAGCAGATTCTTTTGGGTAGGAAAGGAATCATTTCATCCATTTCTCCCTGATCCATGGAGGGCAGATGGTCTGCTGGACTCGgactcagcagacctgggttcatTCTTCTGCTCTGTCACAAagtggacaaatcacttaaattGCCCCATAGATCAGTACCGCCTTTACAGTGATATCAAGTTTAAAAAagtctccctccccactctgatgTGTGGTGATCTGCTCCACAGAATTGAAGCAGTGAGATAATTGCTGAGCAATGTGGGTGGTGGATAAAGAGGAAGGATTTTAAGAAAGACAGTTTTGGGGAAAGGGAATGGCTGAAGGTTTTGAGGCTGAGACAAGGTGCCTTTCCCCTTTGCATCACCAGTTCCAAACCAGGTAGGAGGTCAAGATCCGTGAGCCCAGAAAGATGATGGGTCTTGAAATGGGACACGGTCATTTTCAGCTTTCAGTCACAGATCTTTTTTTCCCACATCCTGTTCAGTGAATGGAACCAACATTCCATATATGGAAACAGCACCATGGGGAAAGCCAAGGATGTTAtctcagcagcagagcagatgcTGAGATCCATTTTAACTGGCTGCACCTCTTTCCAtagctttttcattcttctagaAAGCGGACAGAACATGAAAAAGACAAGTGTTTATTTACCTGTAACTTTATTGTAAAATATTATGGTTgctcccagaaagactgaaagaaggaaatgaaacaagttatggaaataaataaatgtgtggtGATATATACCGTTTGTGGTGGATTtgaataaattaataaagaaggAAGATAGGGAGGAAATGGTGTTCATCTGGCTTATTCAAACCTTTCACTACATGCAGGCAACAGTCCTCTGTCCTCAGAGAAACATGAACATTTGTAACTGATTACTGAGTGTATTAAGCTCAGCCTGGagggttttgtttcattttgctttgttctgtctgttattacttaaaaatacttaaatcctactttttatgcttaataaaatcacttttgtttatttataaactCAGTGTAAGTAATTGTtacctgggggtgggagtgggggggcaagCAGCTATGCATATCTCTTTTCAAGGGATATAGAGGGCAAGCACTTATcattttatcctgtataagctttatacagagtaaaacagatttatttggtgtttCAACCCCATTGGGAGCTTGGTATCTGTGTACTACAGACAGGTGTCCTGTTGAACTGGTTTCAGTCTACATCTGCAGTTTTGGGGACATGACCCAGGGCCTGGGTCTGTGTTGCGGCTGGCgagtgtgtctggctcagcaagacagggttctggaggcccaggctggaaggaaaaatgggctcagaggtaatttcgtCACATAAGGTGACAGTTCCAAGGAGGTCTCTGTGACATAACCCAGCACTCTATGCACTTGGGTTTCCTGCATTTCCTGTGATGCTTCCCGTGTATAGtccactgatctcagttggggcctggAGACCTTGTTGGAatacaaacaaattaataataataacaatataataATGAACAAAACTACCACGGGCTCACCGAAATTATTTTGTACTGGGCTGGGAATTGAATTCACCTGTTTCCACTCCCCACCACTAAACCAGTACTGAATTAAACAGATTCAAGAATTGGTTAGCAGTTTATTCATTGCTTTCCTCAGGGCGTCCTTCACCTCCgcgttcctcaggctgtagatgagggggttcaacAAGGGGATCACCAGTGTGTAAAACACTGAGGCCACTTTGTCTGTATCCATGGAATAGCTGGAGGTGGGACGTAAATACATGAAGAGGAGGGTGCCATAAAACAGGACCACAGCAGTCAAGTGGaaagtgcaggtggagaaggctttgtgtCGGCCCTCGGCAGAGCGgatctgcaggatggtggagGTGATATAGACATAGGAGAGGAGGACAGTCACAAAGCTGGTCATTATAATGCAGCACGTGAAAGTAAGCATCACAATCTCATTGATGCGGGTGTCAGAACAGGAGAGCACCAACAGTGGGgggatgtcacagaagaaatgattgatgatgttggagctgcagaatgacagccgAAATGTACAACACGTGTGTATCATTGaatccaccacccccacagcgtacaccccagccaccagctgtttACAAAGCTGCCTGGACATGGTGACCGTATAGAGCAGCgggttacagatggccacataacggtcatacgccatcacagccagcaagaggcaCTCAACATCTTCAAAAATGATGGAGAGATACATTTGCACGGCGCAGGCAGTGTAAGAAATGGTTTTCCTCTTGGCTAAAAAATTGAGCAGCATCTTAGGGGAAATTGTTGATGAAAGGCAAaggtcacagaaagacaaattcctgaggaaaaagtacatgggggtgtggagtcGGAGATCAATCGTGATTAACAAGATcaaccccccattccccaccaggcTGATACCATAAATCAGTAGGAACACCCCAAACAGGGGAACCTGCAGCTCCGGTCGATCTGTCAGTCCTGAGAGAATGAACTCGGTCACCTCCGAGTGATTTCCCTCTTCCATCTTCTCTGAACAGAGATCAGGCTGCTACAGCGATGTGGGCAGGTGGATGATGTGGAaaacctgtcccttctctgtaatGAAGTAAGAGAAGATAAATGGAGATCAGTTTCTCAATGGACATCAGTACCCGCTCAGGGAAGGGCTTAGTCCAGAGATCCAGATGTTCACAGCTGGTCATTCCAGGTGTTCGATAAAATGCACATGCTGTGCAAATACAATGACAGGCAGGTTAATCATGCCCCCCAAACAAACACTCCTGTTCACTAATCCAAACAGAAAACAGTGATTTGTCACTCTGCTGTGAGAGAATCAGTCTGAAGAGATGATTCCTTCTCAAAAGAAGGGGTGAGAGGAAAGGAGTGTTAATCTTTCCACCCTGTTTGGGCAAGGGGAGCTCTGTGGTTTGGCATGTCGGTTTGGCGTAAAGTTGCTCACTGTGCTCCTTAAGCTTTTGGGCATTTACTGGACCCTGTATGAAAACCCAGAGACAGAATGGGAAGCCCTGGCTTCAGTGACTTAGGTAATTGCTTATTTTTTCTAACCCAGCAGGTTGCTCCTTTAGCTGAAGGTGTTTTGAGTTGGAGCTGAGGTTTTTGGTGCTGGAGGTCTGGAATTCAATATCTGCTGATCCccagggtgtctgtgtgtgtgtgtgtctgtaagtCAGGACAATAGCACCTacctgctgagaagagagagagagatgtggtggCGTTTCCCCATCAATAGAAATTGCCAGTTGGGAGCATTTGGGAAATTTTATACTCAGATGTGTGATCTATGGGACACGATTCCTGAAGCAACTGGGAATACCTGAGCTCAGAGAGGCACGACACCTAATTAATACATTCAGTGAACCAAAGCTACCCTCGGTTAATTGGTGCCCTGGTGATTAATTTGACCTACTCTTTCTATTGTGTTATTAAATGATGTAATTTCTACCAGAATTACAGATTATGAGGTTAGGGGTAGATTTTATACTGCTGTTTTCAGTGCAACCGGGTACTGTGTACAGCTGATccacaaagggtttttttgtttgtttgttttttgtggagACCAaaatctttttggtgaaaacttaATATTTTGACTCTGAAATACCATGGGGGTGCCTCAGATACCACACACCTCCAATCTCTTCCATGGGCCAGGCTCCTAGTCCGGACTATGTCCCCCAGCATGCATGATGGTCTCTCCTCTTGCAGAACTGCCCTGGAACATCACCTGAGTCCCACAGCCATGGTTTATGGAGGAGGGGAGTTTCGTATGTTGATGGAAATCTTATAATTTCCAAGGAAAAGATTATTTCATGGAAAAAATAGTTGAATGGAAAATCCAATTTGCCATACAAAAAACTTCTCAAGAAAAATTTTCAAACAGCCTTAGCAACAAATTTGGAATCAAAGTAACAGAAAGTCAGATACAGGTGAAACGTACCAATTGCTCCCAGCTGTAGCTGATATCTTCCCAGTCATTCCTGGTTTCCAAATCACCTCATTGTCCTGGCCCCAATAGGTGGAATGTAAAACCTGCAAGACATGTAATAGTACTCCAGATTATCTAGCTATTTATAGAGTGTGAATCACCCAAGGTATCCTATGTCCTTCCCTTGCTAGGTTACTCCCCAAAGTAGGAAAGACAGGTTCACTCCTTTTTCTTGATGGAGACCACATGATGACCAGAGGAGCTCAGGAGGAGACCACAGCATGCTATGGACTTCTGCAGTTCACAAAACTACCCTCTTGGATGGATATTATCTGGACACAGAGCTCAGCTGTAAGATGCTAAATAAATCTATGAGTCAACCAGAAATAGTCATTCTCTCATCttaatattaatacattttgATAATGTATGTAAAGTTATTAGATGACACTGTATCTTGTTATTAatacatgttaattttgtatctaaACATTAagcagagtcatcaagcaggaagggaaacaaaggaagcccaaaaaggtgaggaaaaagcagcagggaacattcTTCTACACAGAGTTTTTGTCTTCTGGTAACGAGGTGGACATGTTTCTCAAAGGGGGAATAGgtctataaaaagaaggggcagacatCCCAAGGAACCGCTTGCTCTCTCTctcgatctctctctctcttggccCACTGATTCACTGCATCTGAAGGgataaaggaagcagccattggactgggggtgtgtCCTGACCTAAGAAATTTGGTCAGTAAGAGTGCTGAGAGCATGTGGTGAGgaaacttttgctttgaatttcacaTCATTTGTTAACTTCGGCACAAGTTGCAttctagctttttttttcttgtaaccatgtcTGACTTCTATGCCTTCTCATttgcactcacttaaaatctatctttgtgttcaataaactttgttttattgttttatctaatccagtttGTTTAAATACAAATGTCTGAGAGTTGTGTGCATATTTGTGCTGataaagaaataatggacaatgtaacttgtattgtccaggagaggactgggcagcACAGGACGTACATTTCTGGAGGGAAATCAAAGACTGTggaat
The nucleotide sequence above comes from Caretta caretta isolate rCarCar2 chromosome 6, rCarCar1.hap1, whole genome shotgun sequence. Encoded proteins:
- the LOC142072281 gene encoding olfactory receptor 5W2-like translates to MEEGNHSEVTEFILSGLTDRPELQVPLFGVFLLIYGISLVGNGGLILLITIDLRLHTPMYFFLRNLSFCDLCLSSTISPKMLLNFLAKRKTISYTACAVQMYLSIIFEDVECLLLAVMAYDRYVAICNPLLYTVTMSRQLCKQLVAGVYAVGVVDSMIHTCCTFRLSFCSSNIINHFFCDIPPLLVLSCSDTRINEIVMLTFTCCIIMTSFVTVLLSYVYITSTILQIRSAEGRHKAFSTCTFHLTAVVLFYGTLLFMYLRPTSSYSMDTDKVASVFYTLVIPLLNPLIYSLRNAEVKDALRKAMNKLLTNS